In one window of Verrucomicrobiota bacterium DNA:
- a CDS encoding Gfo/Idh/MocA family oxidoreductase: MNSTVNRRQFLRQSAVLGTAISVANAVSSLRAAPGADEKIRVGIMGCNSRGMAHINSYLSLPNTEIAYICDVDSRALDKGVAAVAKQQSRKPQGVKDFRRILDDPAVNALSIAAPNHWHAPATILACAAGKHVYVEKPGSHNPHEGELMVAAARKHNRVGQMGNQRRSWPWTIETIERLHAGEIGKVFFARSWYNAARGTIGRGKAVPPPDWLDYALWQGPAPERPYKDNLVHYNWHWHWHWGNGELGNNGIHCLDLARWGLGVDYPLRVTCGGNRYHFHDDQETPDTYTTTFDFGQSGATWECHSCHPRGFEGAEFGVNFYGEKGSLVIAGNNCKIYDLNNKVLREIPGKWNDKDHFANFLDCIRDGKRPRSDIEEGQKSTLLCHLGNIAWRTGHTINLDPKTHKISGDREASELWRREYRPGWEPKV; the protein is encoded by the coding sequence ATGAACAGCACCGTCAATCGCCGCCAATTCCTAAGGCAGAGTGCCGTTCTGGGAACCGCAATTTCCGTCGCCAACGCTGTTTCCAGTCTGCGCGCAGCCCCGGGAGCCGATGAAAAGATCCGCGTCGGCATCATGGGCTGCAACAGCCGCGGCATGGCCCACATCAACAGTTACCTTTCCCTGCCGAACACCGAGATCGCCTACATCTGCGACGTGGACAGCCGCGCGCTGGACAAAGGCGTCGCTGCCGTCGCGAAGCAGCAGTCCAGAAAGCCGCAAGGCGTGAAGGATTTTCGCCGTATCCTTGACGACCCTGCCGTCAATGCTTTGTCAATCGCTGCGCCGAATCACTGGCACGCGCCAGCCACGATTCTCGCCTGCGCAGCCGGCAAGCATGTGTATGTGGAGAAGCCCGGCAGCCATAATCCGCACGAAGGGGAGTTGATGGTTGCGGCGGCGCGCAAACACAATCGCGTTGGCCAGATGGGCAATCAACGGCGCAGTTGGCCGTGGACCATCGAAACGATTGAGCGCTTGCACGCGGGCGAGATCGGCAAGGTTTTTTTCGCCCGCTCCTGGTACAATGCCGCGCGCGGTACCATTGGTCGCGGCAAAGCAGTGCCGCCGCCCGACTGGCTCGACTATGCTCTCTGGCAGGGCCCGGCGCCCGAGCGGCCTTACAAGGACAACCTCGTCCATTACAACTGGCATTGGCACTGGCATTGGGGCAATGGCGAGTTGGGCAACAATGGCATTCACTGCCTCGACCTTGCCCGCTGGGGTCTCGGTGTGGATTATCCACTGCGAGTCACCTGCGGCGGCAACCGCTACCATTTCCACGACGATCAGGAAACACCCGACACTTACACGACCACGTTCGACTTCGGCCAAAGCGGGGCGACTTGGGAATGTCATAGTTGCCATCCGCGCGGATTCGAGGGCGCCGAATTCGGCGTCAACTTCTACGGCGAGAAGGGTTCGCTCGTCATCGCGGGCAACAATTGCAAAATCTACGACCTCAACAACAAAGTCCTCCGCGAAATCCCCGGCAAGTGGAATGACAAAGACCACTTCGCCAACTTTCTCGATTGCATCCGCGACGGCAAACGTCCTCGCTCCGATATCGAGGAAGGCCAGAAGAGCACCCTGCTCTGTCATTTGGGCAACATCGCCTGGCGCACCGGTCATACCATCAACCTCGATCCCAAGACTCACAAGATCAGCGGGGATCGCGAGGCCTCCGAACTATGGAGGCGTGAATACCGTCCGGGCTGGGAGCCGAAGGTTTAG
- a CDS encoding carbohydrate-binding protein, protein MKLLTLKLTSEPFGSTQISHALRILAVALLASLFSTSLVLGQAINDNFDTGTDVGWQHYTPTTAGGAVPTYTFPPSSSGGLGYRHIYPPLTCQGLLQRGYAYRSEQYGTFSYSVDMVNWKDDFASTALFGFRVGPPGTLAPLSAQGCLTALTLAAPPQRQAVFLNLVAFSSEILSTVVDAYRGGGVLCSVFPPSRPLRIVCSGTNEVFKSEIYDRSDLLEPLVRISFQDFVHCIATDQSSTPQATGENILGGLNLDDGDLGLHHTVDITFDNYSASSTFNAPKGFPGVAQVVDLKPAAQALFYQPPGIGSNITFKVTTLTAANQINTNSLKLSLNGTNVLVSQLVITELAHPLPTDPTDFSVRYNGPLTSNTIYHGQIIVLDTGGKGTTNNWYFDTFTYFNPTDTNNPSGFLLVEAEDYNYGGGMHQDYPPVSGTDDTTLSEDPVLSLCDGNPQETIGPQVKGGGLGYYNGYDYTPPPGTTVTPHSDIVGSPDIDYHDSGDARTRPQDILSRHQYRSSDVVGTVQGTKGGGYDTPRPYRMGLTNANGGTSYVPDYIVADIQPGDWMNYTRNFPNSGWNVYLRVSSEGAQAVRFDQVTGDITQSNQPTALKGQFLVPNTESWTRWRYVPLTDAAGNLQTLALNGTNTLRLTANEVRVSETGVTDTGDLQLNWMLFVPTNGAPSSGPWIASAQPAAKSENFHPAGTVKIVILDRGTAVVPGSIQLRFDGVNVTGSSTITNTTTEGAGATVSYVPGLLLPKSTHNLSVVYGDGSTTQSNYWTFKVDNVALLTPADGLAGSPDTNFTVDLHKATNGDPATCSVTLVGPDGSQNNVTLNTFGNNIARAERQLAGLMINSDTQSPFVNEADTNGGTAALTFTAPVINFDQCGGVGGGAATDRGFFQDSNGFPDTNYPGLYPSLWCNGDYAVPQPDHFAISASIKLYLPAGIYRMGVNSDDQFAVKAGGANGTNVYIASSQSYPGTRGDGQFEFVIQNTGVYKFRLFQEEGDGDADCEWYWVDRTTGVRTLITPTPVPSVSLFSCTTVNGSYTNDLTGVIDTGTKTVTVLKSGNTRFYKLSAGSALNITNVTLSGGNVVLKYQ, encoded by the coding sequence ATGAAATTATTGACTCTCAAATTAACCTCGGAGCCGTTCGGCTCAACCCAAATCAGTCATGCCCTCAGAATCTTGGCCGTTGCGTTGCTCGCATCGCTTTTCTCGACCAGCCTTGTCTTGGGACAAGCGATCAATGATAACTTTGATACGGGCACTGATGTGGGTTGGCAGCATTACACGCCAACGACTGCTGGCGGTGCGGTTCCGACCTACACTTTTCCACCGTCGAGTTCTGGGGGGCTAGGTTATCGCCACATTTACCCGCCGCTGACCTGCCAGGGCCTTTTACAGAGGGGTTATGCCTACCGTTCGGAGCAATATGGCACCTTCTCTTACTCTGTGGACATGGTAAATTGGAAGGACGATTTCGCGTCCACCGCTTTGTTTGGTTTCAGGGTTGGGCCACCGGGGACGCTCGCCCCACTCTCGGCCCAAGGTTGTCTTACAGCGCTTACGCTTGCCGCTCCTCCCCAAAGGCAGGCGGTGTTTCTCAACCTCGTCGCATTCTCCTCCGAAATCTTATCCACCGTTGTGGATGCATACCGAGGGGGCGGAGTTCTATGTTCGGTCTTTCCTCCCTCCAGACCACTTCGCATAGTGTGTTCCGGAACCAATGAGGTATTCAAGTCGGAGATCTATGATCGCTCGGACCTTTTGGAGCCGCTCGTGCGCATCAGTTTTCAGGACTTCGTCCATTGTATTGCTACTGATCAGAGTTCAACCCCACAAGCGACAGGGGAAAATATTCTGGGTGGACTTAACCTAGACGATGGCGATTTGGGTTTGCACCATACGGTCGATATAACCTTCGACAACTACTCGGCGAGTTCTACGTTCAACGCTCCGAAAGGCTTTCCCGGCGTGGCCCAAGTGGTGGATCTTAAACCGGCCGCGCAAGCTTTGTTCTATCAACCACCTGGCATCGGAAGCAACATCACCTTCAAAGTGACGACTCTTACTGCCGCTAATCAAATCAACACCAACTCGCTGAAATTATCTCTTAATGGGACTAACGTATTAGTCTCCCAGTTGGTGATCACTGAGTTAGCGCACCCGCTGCCCACGGACCCCACCGACTTCAGCGTTCGTTATAATGGTCCGCTCACCAGCAACACCATTTACCACGGGCAAATCATCGTCCTGGATACAGGTGGCAAGGGCACCACGAACAACTGGTATTTTGATACCTTCACTTACTTTAATCCTACCGATACCAATAACCCTTCTGGCTTCCTACTGGTCGAAGCCGAAGACTACAACTACGGCGGTGGGATGCATCAAGACTATCCACCCGTATCGGGAACCGACGACACCACCCTTTCGGAGGATCCAGTGTTGTCGCTGTGTGATGGTAATCCTCAGGAAACAATCGGACCTCAAGTTAAGGGCGGTGGACTGGGTTATTATAATGGATACGATTACACGCCTCCTCCTGGCACTACTGTTACGCCTCATTCTGACATCGTGGGATCGCCTGACATTGACTACCACGACAGCGGAGATGCCCGCACTAGACCGCAAGACATTCTATCGAGACACCAATATCGCAGCTCCGACGTGGTGGGGACAGTTCAGGGCACGAAAGGAGGCGGCTACGATACACCACGGCCATATCGCATGGGGCTGACAAACGCCAACGGTGGCACATCTTATGTGCCGGACTATATTGTCGCTGATATACAACCGGGCGATTGGATGAATTACACGCGCAACTTTCCCAACAGCGGGTGGAACGTTTATCTGCGCGTTTCCAGCGAGGGAGCACAGGCTGTCAGGTTTGACCAAGTCACCGGGGATATTACGCAATCCAACCAGCCGACGGCGTTGAAGGGACAGTTCCTGGTTCCCAACACTGAGAGCTGGACGCGCTGGCGCTACGTGCCGCTGACGGATGCAGCCGGCAACCTCCAGACCCTGGCCTTGAATGGCACCAACACGCTGCGGTTGACGGCCAACGAGGTGAGGGTGTCTGAAACAGGCGTCACTGATACAGGCGACTTGCAACTGAACTGGATGCTGTTTGTGCCCACGAACGGAGCACCTTCATCTGGCCCTTGGATCGCTTCGGCCCAACCCGCAGCAAAATCGGAGAATTTTCATCCGGCGGGCACCGTGAAGATCGTGATCTTGGATCGGGGGACGGCGGTGGTACCGGGGAGCATCCAATTGCGCTTCGACGGCGTGAATGTGACGGGATCGTCCACCATCACGAATACGACCACCGAGGGAGCGGGGGCGACAGTGAGTTACGTTCCGGGGTTGTTGTTGCCGAAATCAACCCATAACCTGAGTGTGGTGTACGGCGACGGCTCGACGACGCAATCGAACTACTGGACCTTCAAGGTGGATAATGTCGCGCTGTTGACCCCGGCCGACGGGCTTGCCGGCAGCCCCGATACGAATTTCACCGTCGATTTACACAAAGCCACCAATGGCGATCCCGCAACGTGTTCGGTTACACTCGTAGGGCCGGATGGTTCACAAAATAATGTGACGCTAAACACTTTTGGAAACAATATTGCGCGGGCGGAACGCCAGTTGGCGGGTCTGATGATCAACTCGGATACTCAGTCACCGTTTGTGAATGAGGCAGATACCAACGGTGGTACTGCCGCGCTCACCTTCACAGCGCCGGTCATCAACTTTGACCAATGCGGCGGCGTCGGCGGAGGTGCTGCTACCGACCGCGGCTTCTTTCAAGATTCCAATGGCTTCCCAGACACCAATTATCCGGGTTTGTACCCGAGCCTTTGGTGCAATGGCGATTATGCTGTGCCTCAGCCCGACCACTTTGCCATTTCGGCTTCCATCAAACTTTATCTGCCTGCGGGCATCTACCGAATGGGAGTTAACAGTGATGATCAATTTGCCGTGAAGGCGGGCGGAGCCAATGGTACAAACGTCTATATCGCCAGCTCGCAAAGTTACCCGGGTACCCGCGGCGATGGGCAATTTGAGTTCGTGATCCAGAACACCGGGGTTTACAAGTTCCGTCTCTTCCAGGAGGAAGGTGATGGCGACGCGGATTGCGAGTGGTATTGGGTGGATCGTACCACCGGTGTGCGGACTTTGATCACACCCACGCCTGTCCCATCCGTGTCATTGTTTTCCTGCACGACGGTCAACGGGAGCTACACGAACGATTTGACCGGGGTGATTGACACCGGGACGAAGACGGTGACGGTGCTGAAATCAGGGAACACACGCTTTTACAAGTTGAGCGCGGGTTCGGCGCTAAACATTACAAACGTTACTTTGTCGGGCGGCAACGTTGTGCTGAAATATCAATAA